The following coding sequences lie in one Terriglobia bacterium genomic window:
- a CDS encoding DUF2203 domain-containing protein, whose protein sequence is MPNRPSKVFSFTEVNQLVPKVADLTEQVIHELDNIRRRSRPDAESGSSSISDAVLKEVEEALQGWSEGVIELGGNPKGYFTVDFQSIDPELLYCWNYGEDKICYTHKVWENFSHRRPLTESIDASGEHLKWVN, encoded by the coding sequence ATGCCCAACCGCCCCTCAAAGGTCTTCAGCTTCACCGAGGTCAACCAGCTGGTCCCCAAGGTCGCGGACCTGACGGAACAGGTGATTCACGAACTGGACAACATCCGGCGGCGCAGCCGCCCGGATGCGGAATCCGGCAGTTCGTCGATATCCGACGCGGTCCTGAAAGAAGTGGAGGAAGCACTCCAGGGCTGGTCCGAGGGTGTAATCGAGCTGGGCGGCAATCCTAAGGGCTATTTCACCGTCGACTTTCAGTCGATCGATCCCGAGCTGCTCTATTGCTGGAACTACGGTGAGGACAAGATCTGCTACACCCACAAGGTGTGGGAGAACTTCAGCCATCGGCGCCCCCTTACCGAGAGCATTGACGCCTCCGGGGAACACCTGAAGTGGGTGAACTGA
- a CDS encoding radical SAM protein, which yields MHNRLGLLSSYLLKRARVPGGPLTLAIESTAKCNLFCPMCPREYLYFPPKDMDLALFRKIIDEAKEFLEFAVPYGVGEPLLNPEIYEMISYCRKLGVPTGISTNATVLNEKAAHRLIEAGLDYIIFAFDGARPETFAKYRKGADFDKVRGNILTFLRVKKEMRSRIFCIIQVVRLKDNSQEIPDLVRMWRVEGINEVRIKKDEVHNEGSAIPGDDGSRPPLRHPCYLLWRGPMYIHYDGTVFPCCYIYPDQPVGNVKRETLSRIWNSEKMVQLRQAHIDGDLSSYKACLNCSAARPRLAVTTASFLINTHTVRKAIPFFERLAQMRNISVFETLK from the coding sequence ATGCACAACAGATTGGGCCTGCTGTCCAGTTACCTGCTCAAGCGGGCGCGGGTGCCCGGCGGTCCGTTGACGCTGGCGATCGAAAGCACCGCCAAATGCAACCTGTTCTGTCCCATGTGCCCAAGGGAATATCTGTATTTCCCCCCCAAGGATATGGACCTGGCCCTGTTCCGGAAGATCATTGACGAGGCCAAGGAGTTTCTGGAGTTTGCCGTGCCTTACGGGGTCGGCGAGCCGCTCCTGAACCCGGAGATTTACGAGATGATCTCCTACTGCAGGAAGCTCGGTGTTCCTACGGGGATCTCGACCAATGCCACGGTGCTGAATGAGAAGGCTGCACACAGGCTGATCGAAGCCGGGCTCGACTACATCATCTTTGCTTTTGATGGAGCCAGGCCGGAGACCTTCGCGAAGTACCGGAAGGGGGCGGATTTCGACAAGGTCCGCGGCAACATCCTGACCTTCCTGCGAGTAAAGAAGGAAATGCGCTCCCGGATCTTCTGCATCATTCAGGTGGTCCGGCTGAAGGATAACAGTCAGGAGATTCCAGATCTGGTGCGCATGTGGCGCGTCGAGGGGATCAATGAAGTGCGCATTAAAAAAGACGAGGTCCATAACGAAGGAAGCGCCATTCCGGGAGACGACGGCTCGCGGCCGCCGCTGCGGCATCCGTGCTATCTGCTCTGGCGCGGCCCGATGTACATCCACTACGACGGTACCGTTTTCCCCTGTTGCTATATCTATCCGGATCAGCCCGTCGGCAATGTCAAGAGGGAAACTCTCTCGCGGATATGGAACTCGGAAAAAATGGTTCAGCTCCGGCAGGCGCACATCGATGGCGATTTGAGCAGCTACAAGGCTTGCCTGAACTGTTCTGCGGCCCGGCCCAGGCTGGCGGTAACCACGGCCAGTTTTCTGATCAATACCCACACGGTCAGAAAGGCGATTCCGTTTTTCGAACGCCTGGCGCAAATGCGCAACATTTCGGTGTTTGAGACGCTTAAATAA
- a CDS encoding NADH-quinone oxidoreductase subunit D: METISASATRETRNMLLNMGPSHPAMHGVIRLITELEGEKVIKVQAEIGYLHRAFEKSCENSSWTQAMPYTDRLNYVSPLINNFGYCGAVERLLGIEITERCKYIRVLMSEVSRITDHLTCIAASAMELGAMTAFLYLMKAREYLYEIVEEVTGARLTVSYGRIGGVKADLPAGIEVALANALKQTERELLEVDKLLTKNRIWVDRTRDVGVLTRDNAITHAITGPLARAAGINYDVRKAFPYFVYDRMQFDVPLGERGDNYDRYLVRMEEMRQSIRIIRQALREMPGGAVSVDAQGKVMESFDLVDEAKLGHTAGLVNVVSTVEPTLDGTEKRFQPRMAPPDRTVILPSKEDTYGNIEGLINHFKLIMDYHGMRPPAGEAYFPVEGANGELGFYVVSDGGDRPYRVRCRPPCFFNMAGLHTMLEGYMVADIIATFGSINMIAGELDR, from the coding sequence ATGGAAACGATCAGCGCGAGCGCAACCAGAGAGACGAGGAACATGCTCTTGAATATGGGACCTTCGCATCCCGCGATGCACGGGGTCATACGCCTGATTACGGAGCTGGAAGGCGAAAAGGTCATAAAGGTGCAGGCCGAGATCGGTTATCTGCACCGCGCATTCGAGAAGAGCTGCGAGAACTCGAGCTGGACTCAGGCGATGCCTTACACGGACCGGCTGAATTACGTCTCGCCGTTGATCAACAACTTCGGTTATTGCGGGGCTGTGGAGAGGCTCCTGGGAATCGAAATCACGGAGCGCTGCAAGTATATCCGGGTCCTCATGAGCGAGGTGTCGCGTATCACCGATCATCTGACCTGCATCGCAGCCTCGGCCATGGAGCTTGGAGCCATGACCGCCTTCCTCTACCTCATGAAGGCGCGCGAATACCTGTACGAAATCGTGGAGGAGGTTACCGGCGCGCGCCTGACCGTATCCTACGGGCGGATCGGGGGCGTCAAGGCGGACTTGCCCGCCGGTATCGAGGTGGCCCTCGCAAATGCTCTCAAGCAGACGGAGAGAGAGCTGCTGGAGGTGGACAAGCTGCTGACCAAGAACCGGATCTGGGTCGATCGCACGCGCGACGTGGGGGTACTTACCAGGGATAACGCAATCACCCACGCGATCACCGGACCGCTGGCGCGCGCCGCCGGCATCAACTACGACGTCCGCAAAGCGTTTCCATATTTTGTCTATGACCGGATGCAATTCGACGTCCCCTTGGGAGAGCGCGGCGATAACTATGACCGATATCTGGTGCGCATGGAAGAAATGCGCCAGAGCATCCGCATCATCCGCCAGGCCTTGCGTGAGATGCCCGGGGGAGCGGTTTCTGTGGATGCCCAGGGGAAGGTGATGGAATCGTTCGACCTGGTCGACGAAGCGAAGTTGGGGCATACGGCTGGCCTCGTCAATGTGGTCAGCACAGTGGAACCGACCCTGGACGGCACCGAAAAGCGCTTTCAGCCTCGGATGGCACCACCGGACCGAACGGTCATCCTGCCGAGCAAAGAGGATACCTATGGGAACATCGAAGGACTGATCAACCACTTCAAACTGATCATGGACTATCACGGGATGCGTCCACCCGCAGGCGAGGCGTATTTTCCCGTCGAAGGCGCCAATGGCGAACTGGGATTCTATGTGGTCAGCGATGGAGGCGACCGGCCCTATCGCGTGCGCTGCCGGCCTCCATGTTTTTTCAACATGGCAGGGCTCCACACCATGCTCGAAGGATACATGGTGGCGGACATCATCGCGACCTTCGGCAGCATCAACATGATTGCCGGCGAACTCGACCGATGA
- a CDS encoding NADH-quinone oxidoreductase subunit B, with translation MAEVDGNAPGFFTSKLERVIGWARKYSIFQYPFVTACCGMEYMSTASGHYDMDRFGAGLPRFSPRQADVLFVVGTISHKMAPVLRRVYDQMCEPKWVVAFGVCTCTGGFYDNYATVQGIDTIIPVDIYIPGCPPRPEAVLDGLMKLQTKIEKQKQLY, from the coding sequence ATGGCGGAAGTTGATGGGAATGCTCCCGGATTCTTCACCTCGAAACTGGAGCGCGTGATCGGCTGGGCGCGCAAATACTCGATCTTCCAGTACCCCTTTGTCACGGCCTGTTGCGGCATGGAGTACATGTCCACGGCGTCGGGCCATTATGATATGGACCGGTTCGGCGCAGGTCTGCCGCGGTTTTCGCCACGCCAGGCCGATGTGCTTTTTGTGGTGGGAACCATCAGCCACAAAATGGCTCCCGTTCTGCGCCGGGTCTACGACCAGATGTGCGAGCCGAAGTGGGTAGTGGCCTTTGGCGTCTGCACCTGCACCGGGGGCTTCTATGACAACTACGCTACCGTACAGGGAATTGACACGATCATCCCAGTCGACATCTATATTCCGGGCTGTCCGCCCCGGCCGGAGGCGGTGCTCGACGGCCTCATGAAACTGCAGACCAAGATCGAGAAACAGAAGCAGCTTTACTAG
- a CDS encoding MerR family transcriptional regulator, whose protein sequence is MQIGEFAKQAGVSVRAIRYYEELGLIRPEKRSRGGFRLYGPENHKRLAVINFLKDMGLSLTEIREILLAKKPSGGDKSTVSFLLRVFSEKLQMLESKIASLQAMRAELAKAIKILHSCENCSRKVLLDALSCDDCLCLAPIEAVPETLKVILH, encoded by the coding sequence ATGCAAATCGGGGAGTTTGCGAAACAAGCCGGTGTCAGTGTCCGGGCCATTCGCTATTATGAAGAGCTCGGTTTGATACGTCCGGAAAAGCGCAGCCGGGGAGGCTTCCGCCTGTATGGCCCTGAGAACCACAAGCGGTTGGCGGTCATCAATTTTCTCAAGGACATGGGACTTTCGCTCACTGAGATTCGTGAAATTCTGTTGGCGAAGAAGCCCTCGGGTGGAGACAAGTCCACGGTGAGCTTTCTGCTGCGAGTTTTCAGCGAGAAACTGCAAATGCTGGAATCCAAGATTGCCTCGCTGCAGGCCATGAGGGCTGAACTCGCAAAGGCCATCAAAATTCTGCACTCCTGTGAGAACTGCAGCAGGAAAGTTTTGCTCGATGCACTGTCTTGTGACGACTGCCTCTGTCTCGCCCCGATCGAAGCAGTCCCTGAGACTCTCAAGGTAATTCTGCACTGA
- a CDS encoding dihydroneopterin aldolase codes for MADRSRLDRLALVGIKLRPRLGVTPGERRFPQFCTADLTIWGDFEAAASTDELAAALDYSRILAKVIEVAHQREYNLLETLAYRLGRAVLEAFPAQRVSVKVRKQPATLTEKLDHVEVEVEQP; via the coding sequence TTGGCAGACAGATCGCGGCTGGATCGGTTGGCTCTCGTCGGCATAAAACTGCGTCCCCGCCTGGGGGTCACCCCGGGCGAACGGCGCTTCCCTCAGTTTTGCACTGCCGACCTCACTATCTGGGGCGACTTCGAGGCAGCGGCCTCCACTGATGAGCTGGCCGCTGCGTTGGACTACAGCAGAATCCTGGCAAAAGTGATTGAAGTGGCCCACCAGCGCGAGTACAACTTGCTGGAGACGCTCGCCTACCGTCTGGGGCGCGCCGTGCTGGAAGCTTTTCCTGCGCAGCGTGTAAGCGTTAAAGTGCGCAAGCAGCCCGCAACTCTGACGGAGAAGCTCGATCACGTCGAAGTGGAGGTCGAGCAACCGTGA
- the erpA gene encoding iron-sulfur cluster insertion protein ErpA, with protein MLTLTATAIDKVKAIMAERGEEGGLRIAVIGGGCSGFQYQMSLDAEANADDKVIEQGGLRVFIDARSLLYLEGTKVDYVDGLNGSGFKFDNPNARGTCGCGESFNA; from the coding sequence ATGCTTACTTTGACCGCTACAGCGATTGATAAGGTCAAGGCAATCATGGCGGAACGTGGTGAGGAGGGCGGCCTTAGAATCGCTGTCATCGGCGGCGGATGCTCCGGATTCCAGTACCAGATGTCCTTGGACGCGGAAGCGAATGCGGATGACAAAGTCATCGAACAGGGCGGGTTAAGAGTGTTCATTGATGCGCGTTCCTTGCTTTATCTGGAGGGCACAAAGGTCGATTATGTTGACGGACTGAACGGCTCCGGCTTCAAGTTCGACAATCCCAACGCGCGCGGCACGTGCGGGTGCGGTGAATCCTTTAACGCATAA
- a CDS encoding Smr/MutS family protein, whose product MAEKRKRESGTASGHRPFTELADLIQKAGIGLRTEETALSKPPAAPSTDPKTETAPEDADQVFERAMEGVARIAWRRDPAPTTSVPPTITTDSEAEDMHLFQEAVDSDAPPPLLDHPEYIEGWVGIAGRRFLPNLRNGAYSIQGYIDLHGLSRIEAREAVEAFIIRMSRERSCCVKIVHGRGINSSSDKAVLKEHLQRWLATRRMSHHVVAYASAPHADGGVGAIYVLLRRKQ is encoded by the coding sequence ATGGCAGAGAAACGGAAGAGAGAATCCGGTACCGCATCGGGACACCGCCCCTTCACTGAACTGGCAGATCTCATACAGAAGGCTGGAATCGGGTTGCGCACGGAAGAAACTGCCTTGTCGAAGCCGCCGGCGGCGCCCTCCACAGATCCCAAAACCGAAACGGCACCGGAGGATGCCGATCAGGTCTTCGAACGAGCGATGGAGGGGGTGGCTCGGATCGCCTGGCGCCGCGATCCCGCCCCCACTACTTCAGTTCCTCCCACGATCACGACAGATTCGGAAGCCGAAGACATGCATCTCTTTCAGGAGGCAGTCGACAGCGATGCGCCGCCTCCACTCCTGGATCACCCCGAGTATATCGAAGGCTGGGTAGGCATTGCAGGCCGGCGGTTTCTCCCAAACCTGCGCAACGGCGCGTATTCGATTCAAGGCTATATTGACCTCCACGGTCTGAGCCGTATCGAGGCGCGAGAGGCTGTGGAGGCGTTCATTATCCGCATGTCGCGAGAGCGCTCCTGCTGCGTCAAAATCGTCCATGGCCGCGGCATCAACTCGTCCAGCGACAAGGCTGTGCTCAAGGAGCATTTGCAGCGCTGGTTGGCCACGCGCCGCATGTCCCATCATGTGGTCGCCTATGCCTCCGCTCCTCACGCGGACGGTGGCGTCGGCGCCATCTATGTACTCCTTCGCAGGAAGCAGTAG
- a CDS encoding amidohydrolase family protein: protein MRLSRMRFLSRRAMWCLFMIACLAVVLLATATVVKTGEPPVFAVTNARIIPVAGAPIEKGTIVLRRGIIESVGANVAVPADARVIDATGLTVYPGFIDAFSDIGLEEQARQTTPAAATPPVTGRGAQQQPQQPAIPPDERQGLTPYRQALEVLNPANSKVAAARAAGVTTTMVTPRRGFFPGQSTLVNLTGTEVGAMVVKTPVAFYINVAGRGGAGGGGGGYPGSLMGIIAFVKQTLLDANRYATAWSVYRATPGAERPEYSRALEALQPALKRELPVVMPANTPQEIQRALDLADSFKINLVLAGCAEGGKIAPLLKSRNLPILLAVKYPERPATTDPDVREELESLRRRVEAPSNAALLAKAGVRFAFVSDDIANPRDFIRNVGRAIEAGLDKEVAVRALTLTPAELLGVSDRLGSIEKNKTANLILATGDIFDEKTRVKYAFVDGQKYDIVEAPAPTTGGSGRQGGPGR, encoded by the coding sequence ATGAGGCTTTCACGCATGCGGTTTCTGTCCCGCCGCGCGATGTGGTGCCTGTTCATGATTGCCTGCCTGGCGGTCGTGCTCCTGGCAACTGCCACCGTGGTGAAAACAGGAGAGCCCCCGGTGTTTGCAGTGACAAACGCCAGGATTATCCCTGTGGCCGGCGCACCGATCGAGAAGGGCACTATTGTGTTGCGCCGCGGCATCATCGAGTCCGTGGGCGCCAATGTAGCAGTCCCTGCCGATGCCAGGGTGATTGACGCCACGGGCTTGACGGTTTACCCCGGTTTTATTGATGCGTTTTCCGATATCGGACTGGAGGAACAGGCCCGCCAGACGACGCCGGCAGCAGCAACGCCTCCCGTTACGGGACGTGGCGCGCAGCAACAGCCACAGCAACCGGCGATTCCCCCCGACGAGAGGCAGGGTTTGACGCCTTACCGGCAGGCCCTGGAGGTGCTCAATCCGGCCAATAGCAAGGTGGCTGCGGCACGTGCCGCCGGCGTCACAACAACGATGGTCACGCCCCGCCGCGGCTTTTTCCCCGGTCAAAGCACGCTGGTCAACCTCACCGGCACTGAAGTCGGAGCGATGGTGGTCAAGACCCCCGTTGCCTTCTACATCAACGTTGCCGGCAGAGGCGGTGCCGGTGGGGGCGGAGGCGGCTACCCGGGTTCGCTTATGGGTATCATCGCTTTCGTAAAGCAAACGCTGCTGGACGCCAATCGATATGCCACTGCCTGGAGTGTTTACCGGGCTACACCTGGAGCAGAGCGCCCTGAGTACAGCCGGGCTTTGGAGGCGCTTCAGCCGGCCTTGAAGCGCGAGCTGCCGGTGGTCATGCCGGCCAATACCCCCCAAGAGATTCAGCGGGCGCTGGATCTCGCGGACTCATTTAAGATCAACCTCGTCCTCGCGGGCTGTGCCGAAGGCGGCAAGATAGCGCCGCTTCTAAAAAGCCGCAATCTCCCCATCCTGCTCGCGGTCAAGTACCCCGAGCGCCCAGCCACCACCGACCCTGACGTCAGGGAGGAGTTGGAGAGCCTGCGCCGCAGAGTTGAAGCTCCGTCCAACGCAGCCCTGCTGGCTAAGGCCGGAGTGCGCTTCGCTTTTGTATCCGACGACATCGCCAACCCGCGGGATTTCATCCGCAATGTCGGACGGGCCATCGAAGCGGGTTTGGATAAGGAGGTTGCGGTCCGGGCTCTGACCTTAACCCCTGCGGAACTCCTGGGCGTGTCGGATCGGCTCGGCAGCATCGAAAAAAACAAGACCGCCAACTTGATCCTGGCCACGGGCGACATCTTTGACGAGAAGACCAGGGTTAAGTACGCATTTGTGGACGGACAGAAGTACGACATCGTGGAAGCCCCGGCACCAACCACTGGCGGATCCGGTCGCCAGGGCGGCCCGGGCCGCTGA
- a CDS encoding amidohydrolase, giving the protein MRKFIFLTVLLGACVAWAPATDQQTAGSGLTVIRDATILTVSHGNIPKGSILIRDGKIAEVGPNVTVPAGATVIDAAGQFVTPGIIDPHSHIAISGGINEGTLAVTSMTAIEDVLDPTDVNIYRELAGGVTATNTLHGSANPIGGTNAIIKLRWGKDAKGLLFKGAKPGLKFALGENVKRSGATASRYPGTRMGTEDVIRTAFIEARDYMRRWDDYRKRAAAGDKTAIPPRKDLAMEPLAEVLRGERLTFVHGYRADEMMMMLRMADEFGFKIDSFEHALEGYKIAKEMAAHGTVGSTFADSWAYKVEAYDAIPYNAALMTRKGVLAAINSDSAERARRLNQEAARCMKYGGLTEQEALALVTLNPAKELRIDDRVGTIDPGKDADLVIWNHHPLSVYAVAQKTLIDGEVYFDIQKDQEMRKRKEEERKTLEALDKKNAPQGRPGTGRGASSGISNDKVPQRNK; this is encoded by the coding sequence ATGAGAAAATTCATATTCCTGACAGTCCTCCTGGGGGCGTGCGTTGCCTGGGCGCCGGCGACCGATCAGCAGACTGCCGGTTCAGGGTTGACCGTCATCAGGGATGCAACCATCCTCACGGTTTCACACGGCAATATTCCCAAGGGATCCATCCTGATCCGTGATGGCAAGATCGCCGAAGTCGGGCCCAATGTCACCGTGCCCGCGGGCGCGACCGTGATCGATGCCGCCGGCCAGTTCGTTACGCCCGGCATCATCGACCCGCATTCGCACATCGCAATCTCAGGCGGCATCAATGAGGGGACTCTCGCAGTCACTTCCATGACGGCGATCGAGGATGTGCTGGATCCGACCGACGTCAACATCTACCGCGAGCTCGCCGGCGGTGTCACCGCCACGAACACGCTGCACGGCAGTGCCAACCCGATCGGCGGCACGAACGCGATCATCAAACTCCGCTGGGGCAAGGATGCCAAGGGGCTTTTGTTCAAGGGCGCCAAGCCCGGGCTGAAGTTTGCCCTGGGAGAGAACGTCAAGAGGAGCGGAGCGACCGCGTCACGCTACCCGGGCACGAGGATGGGGACCGAGGACGTGATCCGCACGGCCTTCATCGAAGCTCGGGACTATATGCGGAGGTGGGATGATTATAGGAAGCGCGCCGCTGCAGGAGACAAGACCGCGATCCCGCCCAGAAAAGATCTGGCCATGGAGCCCCTGGCGGAAGTCCTGCGCGGCGAGCGTCTGACTTTCGTTCACGGCTATCGAGCCGACGAGATGATGATGATGCTGCGCATGGCCGACGAGTTTGGCTTCAAGATCGACTCGTTTGAGCACGCGCTCGAGGGCTACAAGATTGCCAAGGAAATGGCAGCCCATGGCACGGTAGGATCCACATTCGCGGATTCATGGGCTTACAAGGTCGAGGCCTATGACGCCATCCCGTACAACGCCGCGCTCATGACCCGCAAGGGAGTCCTGGCAGCCATCAACTCGGACAGCGCCGAGAGGGCGCGCCGCCTGAATCAGGAAGCCGCAAGGTGCATGAAATACGGCGGGCTGACTGAGCAGGAGGCTTTGGCGCTGGTCACCCTCAACCCTGCCAAAGAGCTGCGTATCGATGACCGGGTGGGAACGATCGATCCGGGTAAGGATGCGGATCTCGTCATCTGGAATCACCATCCGTTGAGCGTGTATGCCGTCGCTCAAAAGACTCTTATTGACGGCGAAGTTTATTTCGACATCCAAAAGGACCAGGAGATGCGCAAGCGCAAGGAGGAGGAGCGCAAGACACTCGAGGCTCTGGATAAGAAAAACGCGCCGCAGGGGCGCCCCGGCACCGGCCGCGGGGCGTCGTCCGGCATTTCCAATGACAAAGTTCCTCAGCGCAATAAATAA
- a CDS encoding amidohydrolase family protein, with product MANLTKRCTTLLAGMALIAAVFSLSAADNRAYVIQNAKVFTLSSAGTLEKASVLVVDGKIAAVGKTIKVPAGAQIIKGEGLEVYPGMVNAWGNIGLTEIGSVDVMNDSADLGNFKPQLLAFSAVHPASEMIPVARVNGITAAISAPSGGMIAGQAALLHLDGWTADEMAVLKSAGMVLALPSSGGGRGGRGGAPGTPPTGEAARGSQQQQQINELSELLEKARHYAKARETNPATERDRQLDALIPVVSGKMTVFMQAQTARDIRNAVEFARKEKLKFVIQGGREVNKVADLLKKENVPVILDSIVALPTRQDDPYDARFTLPKELAAAGVKFALTSPSAADVRNLPYEAGFAQAYGLSHEEALKAVILNPAEILGVADKIGTIEPGKIADLVVTDGDLLEIRTQVKNLFISGRDISLETKHTLLYKKYMERK from the coding sequence ATGGCTAATCTCACCAAACGTTGCACAACTCTTCTTGCAGGTATGGCACTGATCGCCGCGGTCTTTTCCCTCTCTGCGGCGGACAACCGCGCCTACGTGATCCAGAATGCCAAGGTGTTCACCCTCTCTTCGGCAGGAACTCTGGAGAAAGCATCCGTGCTCGTGGTAGACGGCAAGATCGCTGCTGTCGGCAAGACAATCAAAGTGCCGGCGGGAGCGCAGATTATCAAAGGAGAAGGACTGGAGGTCTACCCGGGCATGGTAAATGCCTGGGGCAACATCGGGCTCACTGAGATAGGATCGGTCGATGTCATGAACGATTCCGCCGATCTCGGCAATTTCAAGCCGCAGCTGTTGGCCTTCAGCGCCGTTCACCCCGCCAGCGAGATGATCCCCGTAGCACGGGTGAACGGCATTACTGCCGCAATCAGCGCGCCGTCGGGGGGCATGATTGCCGGACAGGCAGCGCTGCTCCACCTGGACGGGTGGACTGCCGATGAAATGGCGGTGCTCAAATCCGCCGGCATGGTTCTCGCCCTTCCCAGCAGCGGAGGCGGCAGAGGCGGACGCGGCGGCGCCCCTGGAACCCCGCCAACAGGCGAAGCCGCTCGCGGGAGTCAGCAGCAACAGCAGATCAACGAACTTTCCGAACTGCTGGAGAAGGCTCGTCATTATGCCAAGGCGCGTGAGACCAATCCGGCAACGGAACGCGACCGCCAGCTCGATGCCCTGATCCCGGTCGTTTCGGGAAAAATGACGGTCTTCATGCAGGCCCAGACCGCGCGCGACATACGCAACGCTGTCGAGTTTGCCCGCAAGGAAAAATTGAAGTTCGTAATTCAGGGTGGCCGCGAGGTGAATAAGGTGGCCGACCTGCTCAAAAAAGAGAACGTTCCGGTTATCCTGGATTCAATTGTGGCGCTTCCGACGCGCCAGGACGATCCGTATGATGCCAGATTCACATTGCCGAAGGAGCTGGCTGCCGCGGGGGTGAAGTTCGCACTGACCTCCCCGAGCGCGGCGGACGTGCGCAACCTGCCTTACGAGGCAGGATTTGCGCAAGCCTACGGGCTTTCTCACGAGGAAGCCCTGAAAGCTGTCATACTGAATCCGGCAGAGATTCTCGGGGTTGCCGACAAGATCGGCACGATCGAACCGGGAAAAATCGCCGACCTGGTCGTTACCGATGGCGATCTGTTGGAGATCAGAACCCAGGTGAAAAACCTGTTCATCTCCGGCAGAGACATCAGCCTGGAGACCAAGCACACCCTTCTCTACAAGAAATATATGGAGAGGAAGTAA
- a CDS encoding ABC transporter permease, translating to MMESIKVALQNLGRRKLRSFLTMLGMIFGVSAVIAMLSIGAGAESESLKTIESFGIRNIIISAKDFKQEELKQIRTESLGLHMRDVEAIEAVVRPRPLVSAKRIVKSWQVVSERGRSDSRVLGVSSTYAEINNLKLLEGTFFLPFDDEAENQVCVLGITAKQKLFGFGSAVGQRLKINDQWLTVVGVLADMTVGTKKEFEGVKIQNPNNDICIPIYTSIKKFDVDALENQLNEVVVQVPNEPGVDIKDQSASINSLMSTMHRYVDDFSLVVPEKLLEQSQKTQAIFNIVMGAIASISLLVGGIGIMNIMLASVLERTSEIGLRRAIGARKADIRMQFISEAVALSLAGGLIGIGLGWGTSKMIAMFAGWTTIILWSSITLSFGVSTMVGLVFGIYPAVQASNLDPIECLRYE from the coding sequence ATGATGGAGAGTATTAAAGTCGCTCTGCAGAACCTGGGCCGGCGCAAGCTGCGCTCCTTTCTGACCATGCTGGGGATGATCTTCGGCGTCAGCGCGGTCATCGCGATGCTGTCGATCGGTGCCGGCGCCGAGAGCGAGAGCTTGAAGACGATCGAGAGCTTCGGCATCCGCAACATCATCATTTCGGCCAAGGATTTCAAACAGGAAGAGCTGAAACAGATCCGGACCGAATCTCTCGGGCTGCACATGCGCGACGTCGAGGCGATCGAGGCGGTTGTGCGCCCGAGGCCGCTGGTTTCGGCCAAGCGCATCGTCAAGTCCTGGCAGGTGGTTTCGGAAAGGGGGCGCAGCGACAGCCGCGTGCTGGGCGTCAGCAGCACCTATGCCGAAATCAACAACCTCAAGCTTCTTGAGGGGACTTTCTTCCTTCCCTTCGATGACGAGGCGGAGAACCAGGTTTGCGTGCTGGGAATCACGGCGAAGCAAAAGCTCTTCGGCTTCGGCAGCGCAGTCGGGCAACGGCTCAAGATCAACGATCAGTGGCTAACGGTCGTCGGAGTCCTGGCGGATATGACCGTGGGAACCAAGAAAGAGTTCGAGGGAGTCAAGATTCAGAATCCCAACAACGATATCTGCATTCCCATCTACACGTCCATCAAGAAATTCGACGTCGACGCGCTCGAGAACCAGCTCAACGAAGTCGTGGTCCAGGTTCCGAATGAACCGGGAGTGGACATCAAGGACCAGTCGGCATCGATCAACAGCCTTATGTCCACAATGCATCGTTATGTGGATGACTTCTCGCTCGTGGTGCCCGAGAAGCTGCTTGAGCAGAGTCAGAAAACACAGGCGATCTTCAATATCGTGATGGGAGCTATCGCCAGCATTTCGCTTCTCGTCGGCGGCATCGGCATCATGAACATCATGCTGGCCTCCGTGCTCGAGCGCACCAGTGAAATCGGGCTGCGGCGCGCCATCGGCGCCCGTAAGGCCGATATCCGCATGCAGTTTATTTCGGAAGCGGTGGCGCTCAGTCTCGCAGGCGGGCTCATCGGCATCGGACTGGGATGGGGCACCTCGAAGATGATCGCTATGTTCGCGGGTTGGACCACGATCATTCTGTGGTCATCCATCACCCTCTCTTTCGGAGTGAGCACAATGGTCGGCCTGGTCTTCGGGATCTATCCCGCGGTGCAGGCGTCCAACCTGGATCCGATCGAGTGTCTGCGTTACGAGTAG